One Thioclava sp. ES.031 genomic window, AGCGCACGGGCGCCAGCGGTCAGGCTGCCTTCGTCCACGACGCGCACGAAAAGGGACATGGTCTCTAGGCGGTCGGTCATACTCATTCCAATTTTTGAGAGGATGCATCTCGAATATACAATCTACTCCCGATTTATAGAAAGCCCTAACTCTGCCTCACACAGCAAGCAGAGGAGCTTTCACATGTCCCGCATCACCTACCCCGCCACTGTCGAGAGCGCGCCCGCGGCGTCGCAACCGCTGTTGCACGCCGTCGAGAAGCAGCTGGGCACCGTCCCCAACCTGTTTCGTCTCGCCAGCGTCAGCCCGGCCGCGCTCGAAGGGTATCTCGGTCTGTCCGGCGCCTTGGGCAAAGGCCGCCTGCCGGCGGCGACCCGCGAACGCGTCGCCCTGGCCGTGGCGCAATCGAACGGCTGCAACTACTGCCTTTCGGCCCACACCTATCTCGGCAAGAACCTCGCCAAGCTCGACGACGCCGAGATCGCGGCAAA contains:
- a CDS encoding carboxymuconolactone decarboxylase family protein; translation: MSRITYPATVESAPAASQPLLHAVEKQLGTVPNLFRLASVSPAALEGYLGLSGALGKGRLPAATRERVALAVAQSNGCNYCLSAHTYLGKNLAKLDDAEIAANRGGRSNDAKADAAVRFAVKVVAARGRVAGEDLRDIRDAGYDDGQIIEIVQHVALNVWTNYLNELAQTEIDFPMVDAGTLAA